One stretch of Pyrenophora tritici-repentis strain M4 chromosome 4, whole genome shotgun sequence DNA includes these proteins:
- a CDS encoding HemF, Coproporphyrinogen III oxidase, protein MRPFRPTSRISRALELPHSYAPQRTLRPSHIRSRQLHSSQSRRLELPTAKKQETPDPLEEWRNPPPSKWPNRIRLMFLPFIGALIYSMWTDDSIKTEGPSIAEKDALLKRENGVSEQSPMRLRMEQFIKQNQKEIVAELEKVDGTKFKIDTWQRPQGGGGITCILQDGKVFEKAGVNTSVVYGRLPRAAIQKMRVNHKALDLDVDSLEFFAAGLSMVLHPHNPNAPTVHLNYRYFETADEFGNTNAWWFGGGCDLTPSYLYDEDAILFHGAIKQACDKHDKAYYPRFKKWCDEYFSNKHRGETRGVGGIFFDDLDETEKDQEQLFSFVQDCLSAFLPSYLPIINRRKDMPYTDEMKQWQQIRRGRYVEFNLVHDRGTAFGLNTPGARVESILMSLPLTARWQYMHAPEKGSREERLLEVLKKPKEWV, encoded by the exons ATGCGTCCTTTTCGCCCAACTTCCCGCATCTCCAGAGCTCTCGAGCTTCCCCACAGCTATGCGCCGCAACGGACCTTGCGCCCAAGTCACATCCGCAGCCGGCAATTACACTCTTCACAAAGCCGCAGGTTAGAATTGCCTACAGCTAAGAAGCAGGAAACGCCAGATCCTCTGGAGGAATGGCGCAATCCCCCGCCGAGCAAATGGCCGAACCGGATACGGCTGATGTTTCTGCCTTTTATCGGTGCCCTGATATACTCCATG TGGACGGATGACTCTATCAAGACCGAAGGACCCTCAATCGCCGAGAAAGATGCGCTGCTCAAGCGGGAGAATGGTGTGTCTGAGCAATCGCCAATGCGACTACGCATGGAACAGTTCATAAAGCAGAATCAAAAGGAGATTGTGGCCGAGCTAGAAAAGGTGGACGGCACAAAATTCAAGATCGACACATGGCAACGGCCACAGGGTGGGGGCGGCATCACTTGTATTCTACAGGATGGCAAGGTATTCGAAAAGGCCGGCGTCAACACCTCAGTCGTATACGGTCGCCTGCCTCGCGCTGCTATACAAAAGATGCGTGTGAATCACAAAGCCCTAGACCTAGACGTCGATTCCCTCGAGTTCTTCGCCGCAGGCCTGTCCATGGTCCTCCACCCTCACAACCCCAACGCCCCGACTGTACATCTAAACTATCGCTACTTCGAGACAGCCGACGAGTTTGGAAACACAAATGCGTGGTGGTTTGGCGGCGGTTGCGATCTCACACCCTCCTACCTCTACGACGAGGATGCGATACTCTTCCACGGCGCCATAAAGCAGGCTTGCGACAAGCATGACAAGGCATACTACCCACGCTTCAAGAAGTGGTGCGACGAATATTTCAGCAACAAGCACCGAGGCGAGACACGAGGTGTAGGCGGCATCTTCTTCGACGACTTGGACGAAACGGAGAAGGACCAGGAACAGCTCTTCTCTTTCGTACAAGACTGCCTATCCGCCTTCCTCCCTTCATACCTACCTATCATCAACAGGCGCAAGGATATGCCATACACGGATGAGATGAAGCAGTGGCAGCAGATCCGACGAGGACGCTACGTCGAATTCAATCTCGTGCACGACCGCGGAACGGCGTTTGGTTTGAACACGCCAGGTGCTCGTGTGGAGAGTATTTTGATGAGCTTGCCCCTTACCGCGAGGTGGCAATACATGCACGCACCGGAAAAGGGCAGCAGAGAAGAGCGGTTATTGGAAGTCTTGAAGAAGCCAAAGGAGTGGGTATAG
- a CDS encoding putative autophagy-related protein 8 protein: MRSKFKDEHPFEKRKAEAERIRQKYNDRIPVICEKVEKSDIATIDKKKYLVPADLTVGQFVYVIRKRIKLSPEKAIFIFVDEVLPPTAALMSSIYEEHKDEDGFLYITYSGENTFGEAL; this comes from the exons ATGCGTTCCAAGTTCAAGGACGAGCACCCATTCGAGAAGCGCAAGGCCGAGGCGGAGCGCATTCGCCAAAAGTACAACGACCGCATTCCT GTTATTTGCGAGAAGGTCGAGAAGTCGGACATTGCGACCATCGACAAGAAGAAGTACCTGGTCCCAGCCGACCTCACCGTCGGCCAGTTTGTCTACGTGATCCGCAAACGGATCAAGCTGTCGCCTGAGAAGgccatcttcatcttcgtCGACGAGGTGTTGCCACCCACTGCCGCTCTCATGAGCTCGATATATGAGGAGCACAAGGACGAGGATGGCTTCCTGTACATTAC GTACTCGGGCGAGAACACATTTGGCGAGGCGCTCTAA
- a CDS encoding DUF2665 domain containing protein, which translates to MVVQYIISKRLDPLFAISIGLAAALTRINREEKEKGRSTQETLHLVKRRWNLAWQGNEEQGKGEGKNL; encoded by the exons ATGGTCGTTCAGTACATAATATCAAA ACGCCTAGACCCCCTTTTCGCAATCTCCATCGGTCTCGCCGCAGCCCTCACACGGATAAACCGCGAGGAAAAAGAAAAAGGAAGGAGCACACAAGAAACTCTGCATTTAGTCAAGAGGAGGTGGAACCTAGCATGGCAGGGAAATGAAGAGCAGGGGAAAGGCGAAGGCAAGAATTTGTGA
- a CDS encoding PAT1 multi-domain protein, translated as MTSFTGPWSTDLTTLNKSIQSIPSKYKSAFTATSQATLSAINAPTSLHIWESSSDLDALLQLTSTIASLCDLGVRSQKDGTANANTAGGMIILADEKSIGGGVHNFQRICELVGYLTCVSGKKHLEGTVAVYGKVVVVRGWDSSICEGQAEAMERCVKRVNTAVERVLKMGKFGERKEKAKIVWHQGPVIWFLLQWINNTTSSLRNSLSAITVTDALDLTASIKPSVPGRANTLPHVERLEQYAKKLGIPVVFLDTGSQEITLEYLGTYMFFFAYYINTFLPRELLRPHLHKAQDELVTFAFRLRAASENVYGEQAVKMVKKHLDAGTAKQWASRCVDKTNYEKGRCRAAGEDEAIHHTVQLADSPFALLSSRVGIPAFARLAVGPASAGAQEWYTAAPVSIGFAKAQIRPSCPATFHILVPKHGQDLEKVTNRVQGLMMAVLERVRQEKGNPVLGDAEKSMWKAVVKACEWAIDGSEGKMPSDVAKKVKFVKQKLKEGTWGCALELPEDAKTTVATTPALMPETNRTYGFGMGTQQTMGAPASAPSLPGPPQNIQHQMPPPMPQNMPPQMPPQNMQHQMPPPMPQQIPQQGAQYTGQVPMVSDQMPQQGQYAPAPVQSMSMGQGQGREYVPNPMTSGGYQQSMGGPWR; from the coding sequence ATGACATCCTTTACCGGCCCTTGGTCCACCGACCTCACCACCCTAAACAAATCTATCCAATCCATCCCCTCCAAATACAAGTCCGCCTTCACAGCAACCTCGCAGGCCACCCTGTCCGCCATAAACGCCCCCACCTCGTTGCACATCTGGGAGTCTTCTTCTGACCTCGATGCGCTCCTGCAGTTAACTTCCACCATCGCCAGCCTCTGCGACTTAGGCGTGCGTTCACAAAAGGATGGCACTGCCAACGCCAACACCGCAGGCGGCATGATAATCCTCGCCGACGAGAAAAGCATTGGTGGCGGCGTGCACAACTTCCAGCGTATCTGCGAGTTAGTCGGCTATCTGACGTGTGTGTCCGGGAAGAAGCATTTGGAAGGCACAGTGGCGGTGTATGGAAAAGTGGTTGTGGTGAGGGGATGGGATAGTAGTATTTGCGAGGGACAAGCTGAAGCGATGGAGCGGTGCGTGAAGAGGGTGAATACAGCTGTGGAGCGGGTTTTGAAGATGGGCAAGTTTGGTgagagaaaagagaaggCGAAGATTGTCTGGCACCAAGGTCCAGTGATATGGTTCCTACTCCAATGGATCAACAACACAACATCCTCATTACGAAACTCGCTATCGGCCATCACAGTAACGGATGCACTGGATCTTACCGCTTCGATCAAGCCGTCTGTGCCTGGACGTGCGAACACGCTACCGCATGTCGAGCGCCTGGAGCAATATGCGAAGAAACTGGGTATTCCAGTGGTTTTCCTGGACACCGGGTCGCAGGAAATTACACTTGAGTACCTGGGTACTTATATGTTCTTCTTCGCTTACTACATCAATACATTCCTGCCTAGGGAGCTGCTGCGACCACATCTGCATAAGGCGCAGGATGAGCTTGTTACCTTTGCTTTTAGGCTCAGGGCTGCGAGTGAGAACGTGTACGGGGAGCAGGCAGTCAAGATGGTGAAGAAGCATCTTGATGCGGGTACTGCGAAGCAGTGGGCGAGCAGGTGTGTGGATAAGACGAATTATGAAAAGGGCAGGTGTAGGGCGGCGGGCGAAGACGAGGCGATTCATCATACGGTTCAATTGGCAGATAGTCCATTTGCCCTTCTGTCGTCGAGGGTGGGTATCCCAGCTTTTGCCAGATTGGCTGTTGGACCAGCGTCGGCGGGGGCACAGGAGTGGTATACGGCTGCTCCTGTAAGCATTGGCTTTGCTAAAGCCCAGATTCGGCCATCGTGTCCGGCAACTTTTCATATTTTGGTTCCAAAGCACGGTCAGGATCTGGAGAAGGTTACCAATCGCGTCCAGGGTCTCATGATGGCAGTCCTCGAGCGTGTGCGTCAGGAAAAAGGCAACCCGGTTTTGGGAGATGCGGAAAAGAGCATGTGGAAAGCAGTGGTCAAGGCGTGCGAGTGGGCTATCGACGGCAGCGAGGGCAAGATGCCGAGCGATGTGGCTAAGAAAGTCAAGTTTGTGAAGCAGAAACTCAAGGAAGGGACATGGGGATGTGCTTTGGAGCTTCCTGAGGATGCAAAGACTACGGTTGCTACGACTCCTGCGCTGATGCCGGAAACTAATCGTACTTATGGGTTTGGTATGGGTACGCAGCAGACGATGGGTGCGCCTGCATCTGCGCCGTCTTTGCCAGGACCTCCTCAGAACATACAACACCAGATGCCACCTCCGATGCCGCAGAACATGCCACCCCAAATGCCTCCTCAGAACATGCAACACCAGATGCCACCTCCGATGCCGCAGCAGATACCACAGCAGGGCGCGCAATATACGGGACAGGTGCCAATGGTGTCAGATCAGATGCCACAGCAGGGCCAATATGCTCCTGCCCCAGTCCAGAGCATGAGTATGGGACAAGGACAAGGACGGGAGTACGTGCCAAACCCGATGACAAGTGGAGGATACCAACAGAGTATGGGAGGCCCTTGGAGGTAG
- a CDS encoding GTPase-activating protein produces the protein MASPTQTPPSPTASFYDLSDDEEGEYNTIRHSSSGKGVKLLYTKSKVYVHPTPSSKDNIPGFVALVQQKSSRSTNDARPTSSSSARSVNASSLLLAWIPESNLGDAYDTYVKVDLSDSSSPPKQSYLVPPPPTPSTHAGTPGYAFALPVSEVYSVLIRPPSIGWWFGSVVINTRSGDSFPALFFHDSECQSTIMQRKKLAKESFDPFGDGGGMFWGGDEVLRWLKRYVTVERSGADPSIYLIDPSEDDKRSFGKAMTPTKNTDGNAEGSSSGKRDGGMDPVTKALKEARWNFLEKLSQVTTFTRRTAQAVVENPKIPPQVRRLIQNPEVQTLQEEFDSARIYLARWAMGIAEQSERERNQRIWTAKDVLAMEESDVGDFEILDMDKMTMADRRKPVTLEEWNGFFDPKGRLQLTPDEVKDRIFHGGLDPDDGVRKEAWLFLLGVYDWQSSEEERRANINSRRDEYIRLKGAWWERMIEGHQNEEQEEWWREQKNRIEKDVHRTDRNIPIFAGEDIPHPDPDSPFADVGTNVHLEQMKDMLLTYNEYNKGLGYVQGMSDLLAPIYAVMQDDAVAFWGFVGFMERMERNFLRDQSGMRKQLMTLDHLVQLMDPKLYLHLQSAESTNFFFFFRMLLVWYKREFEWPDVLRLWEALWTDYQSSNFHIFIALAILEKHRDIIMAHLKHFDEVLKYVNELSGTMDLESTLVRAESLFKRFQRTVETIDKKGNFPSAPQARQRKLAAAVVGGPGPSTTAGSPQQNDQATASGTDKGKQAGDGEDVESRVISPELRALLSRKVEKLDKETILEHGGGVGK, from the exons ATGGCTTCCCCAACACAGACGCCACCCTCTCCTACGGCCAGCTTCTATGACCTAAGTGACGATGAAGAGGGAGAGTACAACACCATCCGGCATAGTAGTAGCGGAAAGGGCGTGAAGCTGTTGTACACTAAAAGCAAA GTATACGTCCATCCTACGCCCTCCTCCAAAGACAACATCCCAGGCTTCGTAGCACTCGTCCAGCAAAAGTCGTCTCGCTCCACGAACGATGCGCGCCCTACTTCATCCTCGTCTGCACGAAGCGTCAACGCGTCGTCGCTGCTCCTTGCATGGATACCAGAGTCAAACCTCGGCGATGCATACGATACCTATGTGAAAGTTGACCTTTCAGATTCGTCCTCACCACCCAAACAGTCGTACCTCGTACCGCCACCTCCTACACCGTCTACGCATGCCGGAACCCCTGGGTATGCGTTCGCGTTACCCGTCAGTGAGGTATACTCTGTCCTCATACGACCACCAAGTATTGGCTGGTGGTTTGGCAGTGTAGTTATCAACACGAGATCTGGCGACAGCTTTCCCGCCCTGTTCTTCCACGACAGCGAATGTCAATCTACCATCATGCAGAGGAAGAAGCTAgcaaaggagagcttcgaTCCCTTCGGTGACGGGGGCGGCATGTTCTGGGGCGGCGACGAGGTGCTGAGATGGCTGAAGCGATACGTCACAGTGGAGCGATCTGGAGCCGATCCAAGCATATATCTAATTGACCCCTCCGAAGACGACAAGCGGTCGTTCGGAAAGGCGATGACACCAACGAAGAATACCGACGGCAATGCAGAGGGATCCTCCTCGGGCAAAAGGGATGGCGGTATGGACCCAGTCACAAAGGCACTCAAGGAGGCGAGGTGGAACTTCCTCGAGAAGCTCAGCCAGGTCACTACTTTCACTCGGAGAACTGCGCAGGCTGTTGTAGAAAACCCCAAGATCCCGCCTCAAGTTAGACGCCTGATTCAGAATCCAGAAGTTCAGACCTTGCAAGAGGAGTTTGACAGTGCGCGAATTTATCTGGCAAGATGGGCCATGGGCATTGCTGAGCAAAGCGAGCGAGAGCGCAACCAACGGATATGGACGGCAAAAGACGTTCTGGCTATGGAAGAAAGCGACGTTGGCGACTTTGAGATCCTGGACATGGACAAGATGACCATGGCCGACCGACGGAAACCGGTCACATTGGAAGAGTGGAATGGCTTCTTCGATCCAAAGGGCCGGCTGCAGTTGACACCAGACGAAGTCAAGGACCGTATCTTCCACGGTGGTCTGGATCCCGATGATGGCGTACGAAAGGAGGCATGGCTATTTCTCCTAGGAGTCTACGACTGGCAAAGTTCAGAGGAAGAGCGACGCGCAAACATTAATAGTCGCCGCGACGAATACATCCGACTGAAGGGCGCATGGTGGGAGAGGATGATTGAGGGTCATCAGAACGAGGAACAAGAGGAGTGGTGGAGAGAGCAGAAGAACAGGATAG AAAAAGATGTACATCGCACAGATCGGAATATCCCAATCTTCGCTGGAGAGGATATTCCACACCCTGATCCCGACTCCCCGTTCGCGGATGTCGGTACCAATGTACATTTGGAGCAGATGAAGGATATGCTACTGACGTACAATGAGTACAACAAGGGCCTTGGCTACGTACAGGGCATGAGCGATTTGCTTGCGCCCATCTACGCAGTCATGCAGGACGACGCGGTTGCCTTTTGGGGCTTTGTTGGTTTCATGGAACGCATG GAGCGGAACTTCCTACGCGATCAGTCTGGCATGCGCAAGCAGCTTATGACACTCGACCACCTCGTACAGCTCATGGACCCCAAGCTCTACCTCCATCTTCAGTCAGCCGAGTCGACCAactttttcttcttcttccgcATGTTGCTTGTTTGGTACAAGCGCGAGTTTGAATGGCCAGATGTGCTGCGGCTGTGGGAGGCACTTTGGACCGACTACCAAAGTAGCAACTTCCACATCTTCATTGCCTTGGCCATTCTAGAGAAGCATCGTGATATTATCATGGCACATCTGAAGCATTTTGATGAGGTGCTCAAATATG TGAATGAACTGTCTGGAACGATGGATCTAGAGTCAACACTCGTTCGCGCCGAGTCTCTCTTCAAGAGGTTCCAGCGAACGGTTGAAACTATTGACAAGAAAGGCAATTTTCCATCAGCGCCACAGGCGAGACAACGGAAGCTGGCAGCTGCTGTGGTCGGTGGGCCAGGCCCCAGCACTACAGCAGGCTCGCCTCAACAGAATGACCAAGCGACTGCTTCGGGTACTGACAAGGGCAAACAAGCCGGTGATGGTGAAGATGTCGAGTCTAGGGTCATAAGCCCCGAGTTACGTGCCTTGCTAAGCAGGAAGGTGGAGAAGCTTGACAAAGAGACTATCCTTGAGCATGGCGGTGGCGTGGGGAAGTAG
- a CDS encoding DUF1421 multi-domain protein — protein sequence MSSYLNNLLTNTTSRYNNLRRQILSDEADGDTEDDSHLSRVLRAYYTEKGRPFPQWLPPDPKAPQAAPPAQFASSSLRQQGQASQMGRGGGGLSDLWDNPPQQQAQEPLSLRRPATGGRGARPMQGRPMGNSLTPEPQSQGRPLPSQRAGSYQSSLGGRPPAEASPPPSAGTGSGTSAQERLKARLWGRSQSPAQRGNEQSAPQGGRAPYPDERSNSYGSADSGGGGRQQASYGMSSNSPWSGGDDPYAPQSGGGYGNAPPPQRGPQGGRMGLPSGPRMR from the coding sequence ATGTCGTCGTATCTAAACAACCTCCTTACAAACACAACCTCGCGTTACAACAACCTTCGGCGACAGATCCTCTCCGACGAGGCAGACGGCGACACAGAGGACGACTCTCATCTTTCAAGAGTACTCCGTGCATACTATACAGAAAAAGGCAGGCCATTCCCTCAATGGCTTCCACCCGACCCAAAAGCTCCCCAGGCTGCGCCGCCCGCACAGTTCGCCTCTTCGTCGCTCCGACAACAAGGACAGGCATCGCAAATGGGTCGCGGAGGAGGGGGACTCAGCGATCTCTGGGATAATCCGCCGCAACAACAAGCACAGGAACCGCTATCACTACGCCGGCCAGCGACAGGAGGTCGTGGAGCTCGTCCCATGCAAGGCCGACCCATGGGCAACTCTCTGACGCCAGAGCCTCAAAGTCAAGGCAGACCATTGCCGAGTCAACGAGCTGGAAGCTACCAGAGCTCTTTGGGGGGGCGCCCGCCAGCAGAAGCTTCACCACCCCCGAGCGCCGGAACAGGATCAGGCACTTCAGCACAGGAAAGGCTCAAAGCCAGATTATGGGGAAGATCACAGAGTCCAGCACAGCGCGGCAACGAACAATCCGCCCCCCAGGGTGGTCGAGCACCCTATCCCGACGAACGGAGCAACAGCTATGGCAGCGCTGATAGTGGTGGTGGCGGGCGACAGCAGGCCTCATACGGCATGTCGTCAAACTCCCCATGGAGTGGCGGCGACGACCCATATGCGCCACAGAGTGGAGGAGGATACGGTAAcgcaccaccaccacaacgCGGACCACAAGGTGGACGCATGGGATTGCCTAGCGGGCCGCGCATGCGCTGA
- a CDS encoding DUF3632 multi-domain protein, producing MMRVTDAEILTAIANIDDEASQIDTIMSMRRCFGPNKDDKFYPIVHDYLTNNLDVNETTRKLLSPINAAVQANEKEPSTYSLWYPIIHSAKRLPFRDITGLLKLVALMDTIKSSPAPPNAPEQDRDMYSALLHFSMCARETLNDTPGYGCGYLPQEAHAYANMLYFYALLTRENVYTCWIYCIWTMRPALETLYADDDPEDVSTPATVLEKYNAFVPAAAIWIFALGKQIYEREEDLTPMNPNQGNSGGGGALWEGRAEFSKGRWGLWKKRFGEVAGMEGVSVECRAIAREAEVAMDEIERA from the coding sequence ATGATGCGAGTAACAGACGCCGAAATCCTTACCGCCATCGCAAACATTGACGATGAAGCCTCTCAAATCGACACCATAATGTCGATGCGCCGCTGCTTCGGACCCAACAAGGACGATAAATTCTACCCTATAGTTCACGACTACCTCACCAACAACCTCGACGTCAACGAAACCACCCGTAAACTCCTCTCTCCCATCAACGCCGCCGTCCAAGCAAATGAAAAAGAGCCCAGCACCTACTCCCTCTGGTACCCCATCATCCACTCCGCCAAACGCCTTCCCTTCCGCGACATCACCGGCCTCCTCAAACTCGTCGCCCTCATGGACACCATCAAGTCTTCCCCTGCACCCCCAAATGCCCCAGAACAAGACAGAGACATGTACAGCGCACTGCTCCACTTCAGCATGTGCGCCCGTGAAACTCTAAATGACACCCCGGGTTACGGCTGCGGCTACCTCCCCCAAGAAGCCCACGCCTACGCTAACATGCTGTATTTCTACGCCCTACTAACCCGCGAAAACGTCTACACGTGCTGGATCTACTGTATCTGGACCATGCGGCCCGCGCTCGAAACATTATATGCAGACGACGATCCAGAAGACGTAAGTACACCAGCAACAGTGTTGGAAAAATACAACGCTTTTGTTCCGGCAGCTGCCATCTGGATCTTCGCCTTAGGCAAGCAGATTTACGAGAGAGAAGAGGATCTTACGCCCATGAATCCGAATCAGGGGAACTCGGGGGGTGGCGGGGCGTTGTGGGAGGGGAGGGCCGAGTTCAGTAAGGGGAGATGGGGGCTGTGGAAGAAGAGGTTTGGTGAGGTGGCGGGCATGGAGGGGGTGAGTGTGGAGTGTAGAGCTATTGCTAGGGAGGCGGAGGTGGCGATGGATGAGATTGAGAGGGCGTGA
- a CDS encoding TolA, Membrane protein involved in colicin uptake produces the protein MFELPDAKRVRREELHSPTSSPRSSPDPDLQDLLRSQINTDFTFTTTEDVAQDTPPDDDEEIELRLFAAPSNAPPQTHKIRLSSPGADLGEPGFLLKKPRSYYFADEPTSEEEVAFQTAAIDGRSVLELSKQPWPGCALPWKVRKISAAGMRKEVLVGHPPTLLTLEEKERKRTRKGKKARIAIRQKLQATKEKQTEQARLAQEKAEAEREKRTRRNREKKLKKKAKGQAKKAVDGATEGAMEGVEGSLEVTTTDTQPMNDITT, from the exons ATGTTTGAGTTGCCGGATGCGAAGCG GGTGCGACGCGAGGAGCTGCATTCGCCCACATCGTCACCACGGTCGTCGCCTGACCCAGACCTCCAAGACCTGTTGCGGTCCCAGATAAACACCGACTTCACATTTACGACCACTGAAGATGTCGCCCAAGATACGCCAcccgacgacgacgaggaaaTCGAGCTGCGACTATTCGCGGCACCATCCAATGCGCCTCCACAGACTCACAAGATACGCTTGTCTTCTCCCGGCGCAGATCTCGGGGAGCCAGGATTTCTTCTGAAGAAGCCACGGAGTTATTACTTTGCCGATGAGCCCACAAGCGAAGAGGAAGTCGCATTCCAAACGGCAGCCATAGATGGAAGGAGTGTCCTGGAGCTGTCAAAGCAGCCATGGCCGGGTTGCGCCTTGCCCTGGAAGGTGCGCAAAATATCAGCAGCAGGCATGAGGAAGGAGGTATTGGTCGGCCATCCCCCAACGCTGCTCACACTCGAAGAGAAGGAGCGCAAGCGGACACGGAAGGGAAAAAAGGCACGCATCGCCATTAGGCAAAAGCTGCAGGCCACCAAGGAGAAGCAGACTGAGCAGGCGAGGCTTGCACAAGAAAAGGCTGAAGCTGAGCGCGAGAAGCGGACGCGACGAAATCGGGAGAAGAAACTCAAGAAGAAGGCAAAAGGACAGGCCAAGAAGGCCGTGGATGGAGCTACTGAAGGCGCAATGGAGGGGGTGGAGGGTTCCCTGGAAGTCACTACAACTGATACCCAACCGATGAATGATATAACGACATGA